In Clostridium sp. SY8519, one genomic interval encodes:
- a CDS encoding DUF6145 family protein — protein sequence MKEKVVLCAASAYNKKYYLNPEFERLPEGIREELQIMCVLFTEDVGGILTLYFTPEGTLELETSANEEDLLYDEIGSVLKIKQIQRDRKELLEGLELYYRVFCMGEVPPEDLLQDQ from the coding sequence ATGAAAGAAAAGGTTGTATTGTGCGCGGCCAGTGCATATAATAAAAAATATTATCTGAATCCGGAGTTTGAACGGCTGCCGGAGGGGATCCGCGAAGAACTGCAGATCATGTGTGTCTTATTCACAGAGGATGTAGGCGGGATCCTTACCCTGTATTTTACACCGGAAGGCACACTGGAACTGGAGACTTCAGCCAATGAGGAAGACCTTCTTTATGATGAGATCGGAAGTGTGCTGAAGATCAAGCAGATCCAACGGGACAGAAAGGAACTTCTGGAAGGCCTGGAACTGTACTACCGCGTGTTTTGTATGGGTGAAGTGCCGCCGGAAGACCTTCTGCAGGATCAATAA
- a CDS encoding biotin--[acetyl-CoA-carboxylase] ligase yields the protein MKEKVLKLLFGADFVSGQYISEQLGVSRTAVWKAIRGLEEEGYEIEAVRNKGYRILGEPDLLTKAQVESHLHTAWAGRELYVCAEIDSTNNEAKRLAESGAPHGTLVIAEVQTAGRGRRGRPWISPRGTGVWMSLLIRPDLSPVNASMLTLVMAMAIRRGIWKTAGLSCGIKWPNDVVSDGRKICGILTEMSAEPDCINHIVIGDGINVLDEAFSEDLKDTATSIYRETGKKVSRAELISNVLEAFEEYYERFLRNEDLRALQEEYNSYLLNCGREVRVLDPHGAYTGVARGINTRGDLLVETENGTREVFSGEVSVRGIYGYV from the coding sequence ATGAAGGAGAAAGTACTGAAGCTGCTTTTCGGCGCGGATTTTGTATCCGGCCAGTATATCAGCGAACAGCTCGGAGTGTCCCGGACTGCCGTATGGAAGGCAATCCGCGGCCTGGAAGAAGAGGGGTATGAAATCGAGGCAGTCCGAAATAAAGGCTATCGGATTCTGGGCGAACCGGATCTTTTGACGAAAGCACAGGTGGAATCCCATCTGCATACGGCCTGGGCGGGACGTGAACTGTATGTCTGCGCGGAAATCGATTCCACCAACAACGAAGCCAAACGACTGGCAGAGTCCGGCGCACCCCATGGGACGCTGGTGATTGCGGAAGTGCAGACCGCAGGCAGGGGCCGACGGGGCAGACCTTGGATATCCCCCAGGGGCACAGGTGTCTGGATGAGCCTGCTGATTCGTCCGGACCTGTCCCCGGTGAACGCGTCGATGCTTACGCTGGTGATGGCCATGGCGATCCGCCGGGGAATCTGGAAGACAGCAGGACTCTCCTGCGGAATCAAATGGCCCAATGATGTGGTTTCCGACGGCCGCAAGATCTGCGGCATCCTGACTGAGATGAGCGCGGAACCGGACTGCATCAACCATATCGTAATCGGAGACGGGATCAATGTGCTGGATGAGGCTTTTTCAGAAGACCTGAAGGATACAGCAACTTCCATCTATCGGGAAACCGGGAAAAAAGTCAGCCGCGCGGAACTGATCAGCAACGTGCTGGAGGCATTTGAAGAGTATTATGAACGTTTTCTGCGGAATGAAGACCTGCGCGCGCTTCAGGAAGAGTACAACAGTTATCTGTTAAACTGCGGCAGGGAAGTGCGGGTGCTGGATCCCCACGGAGCTTATACCGGTGTTGCCCGGGGCATTAATACCCGGGGCGATCTGCTGGTGGAGACGGAAAACGGTACCAGAGAAGTGTTTTCCGGGGAAGTATCGGTCCGTGGAATTTACGGATATGTGTAA
- the argF gene encoding ornithine carbamoyltransferase, with the protein MSDLKGRNFLKLLDFTPEEIMQFIDLAADLKDKKKKGIPHDTLKGKNIALIFEKTSTRTRCSFEVAAYDLGMHATFLDPSASQIGKKESIADTARVLGRIYDGIEYRGFGQDIVEELAKYAGVPVWNGLTNEFHPTQMLADVLTIREHFGKIKGIKLAYMGDARYNMANSLMVVSAKLGMDFVACSNKKYFPDPALVAQCEQIAAENGGSITLTEDAKAGVKGADVIYTDVWVSMGEPDEVWKERIEDLLPYQVNRELMDAAGPQVKFMHCLPAFHDCNTGIGAQIAEKYGLKEMEVTDEVFESEQSIVFDEAENRMHTIKAVMLATLGE; encoded by the coding sequence ATGTCAGACTTAAAAGGCAGAAATTTTCTGAAACTTCTGGATTTTACGCCGGAGGAGATCATGCAGTTCATTGATCTGGCCGCAGATCTGAAAGATAAAAAGAAAAAAGGAATTCCGCATGATACGTTAAAGGGTAAGAATATCGCCCTGATTTTTGAAAAAACCAGTACCCGGACCCGCTGCTCCTTTGAGGTGGCTGCCTATGATCTGGGCATGCATGCCACATTCCTGGATCCCAGTGCCTCTCAGATCGGCAAGAAAGAAAGCATTGCGGACACTGCCAGAGTACTGGGGCGTATTTATGACGGAATCGAATACCGCGGATTCGGACAGGATATTGTGGAAGAACTGGCCAAATACGCGGGCGTGCCGGTATGGAACGGTCTGACCAACGAATTTCACCCGACACAGATGCTGGCGGATGTGCTGACGATCCGGGAGCATTTTGGAAAAATCAAAGGGATCAAACTTGCCTATATGGGAGATGCCCGTTATAATATGGCCAATTCCCTGATGGTAGTCAGCGCCAAGCTGGGCATGGATTTTGTGGCCTGCAGCAATAAAAAATATTTCCCGGATCCGGCGCTGGTGGCGCAGTGTGAGCAGATTGCGGCGGAAAACGGCGGCAGCATTACACTGACAGAAGACGCCAAAGCAGGTGTCAAAGGCGCGGATGTGATTTATACAGATGTCTGGGTGTCCATGGGCGAGCCGGATGAAGTATGGAAGGAGCGAATCGAGGATCTGCTCCCGTACCAGGTGAACCGGGAACTGATGGACGCAGCCGGTCCGCAGGTGAAATTCATGCACTGTCTGCCGGCGTTCCATGACTGCAATACCGGAATCGGTGCGCAGATTGCCGAAAAATACGGACTGAAAGAGATGGAAGTCACGGACGAAGTCTTTGAAAGCGAGCAGTCGATTGTATTTGATGAGGCAGAGAACCGTATGCATACCATCAAGGCAGTCATGCTTGCGACATTAGGCGAATAA
- a CDS encoding SPFH domain-containing protein, translating into MPIIILIIVIIIVAILVSCIKIVPQAHAYVVERLGAYQGTWDVGIHFKTPIIDRVAKRVLLKEQVVDFAPQPVITKDNVTMRIDTVVFYQITDPKLYAYGVESPIVAIENLTATTLRNIIGDLELDETLTSRETINTKMRSTLDVATDPWGIKVNRVELKNIIPPQAIQDAMEKQMKAERERREAILRAEGEKKSTILVAEGKKESAILDAEAEKQAAILRAEAKKEATVKEAEGQAEAIVRIQQANADGLRALKEAAPDESVLRLKSLEAFARAADGKASKIIIPSEIQGIAGLAKSVVEVAADSKNVTE; encoded by the coding sequence ATGCCAATCATCATTCTGATCATAGTAATCATTATTGTAGCCATCCTGGTTTCATGCATTAAGATTGTGCCGCAGGCCCATGCTTATGTGGTGGAACGTCTGGGAGCCTATCAGGGCACCTGGGATGTGGGCATTCATTTTAAAACACCGATTATCGACCGGGTAGCCAAGAGAGTGCTTCTGAAGGAACAGGTGGTGGATTTCGCACCGCAGCCGGTGATCACAAAGGATAATGTCACCATGCGGATTGATACGGTGGTCTTTTATCAGATCACGGATCCGAAGCTGTATGCCTATGGTGTGGAAAGCCCCATCGTAGCGATTGAAAACCTGACAGCCACCACGCTGCGGAATATCATCGGCGACCTGGAACTGGATGAAACCCTGACTTCCCGTGAAACCATCAACACAAAGATGCGTTCCACACTGGATGTGGCCACGGATCCCTGGGGCATCAAGGTCAACCGGGTGGAACTGAAAAACATCATCCCGCCGCAGGCCATTCAGGATGCCATGGAAAAACAGATGAAAGCCGAACGTGAACGAAGAGAAGCGATTCTCAGGGCGGAGGGCGAGAAAAAGTCTACCATTCTTGTGGCAGAAGGAAAGAAAGAATCCGCGATCCTGGATGCGGAAGCAGAGAAACAGGCCGCAATCCTGCGGGCAGAAGCGAAGAAAGAAGCGACAGTCAAAGAGGCGGAAGGTCAGGCAGAAGCCATTGTCCGGATTCAGCAGGCCAATGCAGACGGACTGCGGGCACTGAAAGAAGCCGCGCCGGATGAGAGCGTGCTCCGCCTGAAAAGCCTGGAGGCATTTGCGCGGGCGGCAGACGGCAAGGCATCCAAGATTATTATACCGTCCGAGATCCAGGGGATTGCGGGCCTTGCAAAATCTGTGGTGGAAGTGGCCGCAGACAGTAAAAATGTAACAGAGTAA
- a CDS encoding NfeD family protein, with product MGGIIGADANPVWFWLAVLVILLIAEFATVGLTTIWFAGGAAVALICAAAHVLIAVQILLFAGVSVVLLVLFRPLALKRFNRRRTATNVDSLIGMKGVVKEDINNIQGKGRVEVRGMDWAAASADENDIIEKNTEIRVQAVEGVTLKVCRAEHQNPTAG from the coding sequence ATGGGAGGAATTATTGGAGCGGATGCCAATCCGGTATGGTTCTGGCTGGCTGTTCTGGTGATCCTGCTGATTGCCGAATTTGCCACCGTCGGCCTGACCACCATCTGGTTCGCCGGCGGGGCAGCTGTGGCACTGATCTGTGCGGCAGCCCATGTGCTGATCGCCGTGCAGATCCTGCTGTTTGCAGGGGTGTCTGTCGTGCTGCTGGTGCTGTTCCGGCCTCTGGCACTGAAACGGTTCAACCGCAGGCGCACCGCCACAAATGTTGACAGTCTGATCGGAATGAAGGGCGTGGTAAAGGAAGATATTAACAATATCCAGGGAAAGGGCCGTGTGGAAGTGCGCGGCATGGACTGGGCAGCCGCGTCCGCAGACGAGAACGACATCATTGAGAAAAACACAGAAATCAGAGTTCAGGCAGTCGAAGGAGTGACACTGAAGGTCTGCAGAGCAGAACATCAGAATCCAACTGCCGGTTAG
- a CDS encoding glucose-6-phosphate isomerase, whose amino-acid sequence MMKHVTFDYSKTAPFIREEEVTYMKNTVEAAKELLVSGRGAGNDFIGWIDLPVNYDKEEFSRIQAAAEKIRRDSEVLVVIGIGGSYLGARAAIDFLRPDFYNNLPKEERNAPEIYFAGNSISASYLSNLIRVIGDRDFSVNVISKSGTTTEPAVAFRIFKELLEEKYGKKEAASRIYATTDRARGALKGLADEEGYETFVVPDDIGGRFSVLTAVGLLPIAVSGADITKLMEGAASGRERALNHAFEENDALQYAAVRNILYRKGKQVEILANYEPRLHYVSEWWKQLYGESEGKDQKGIFPASVDLTTDLHSMGQYIQDGSRILFETVLNVQDPGVDVQIKKEEKDLDGLNYLAGKGMNFVNTCAMQGTLMAHTDGNTPNLVVQIPQMDEHALGELFYFFEFAVGVSGYLLAVNPFNQPGVESYKKNMFALLGKPGYEEMGEALRKRL is encoded by the coding sequence ATTATGAAACATGTGACATTTGACTATTCAAAAACTGCACCATTTATCCGCGAAGAGGAAGTAACATATATGAAAAATACCGTGGAAGCGGCAAAGGAGCTTCTGGTATCCGGCCGCGGCGCGGGAAATGATTTCATTGGCTGGATCGATCTTCCGGTAAATTACGATAAGGAAGAGTTCAGCAGGATCCAGGCTGCAGCAGAAAAAATCCGCAGAGATTCGGAAGTACTGGTAGTGATCGGAATCGGCGGCTCTTATCTGGGCGCCCGTGCCGCAATCGATTTCCTGCGGCCGGATTTCTATAACAATCTGCCGAAGGAAGAGCGGAACGCGCCAGAGATTTATTTCGCGGGCAACAGTATTTCCGCTTCTTATCTGAGCAATCTGATCCGGGTGATCGGAGACAGGGATTTTTCGGTTAATGTGATTTCCAAGTCCGGAACCACCACAGAACCGGCAGTGGCTTTCCGGATTTTCAAGGAACTTCTGGAAGAAAAATACGGCAAAAAAGAGGCGGCATCCCGCATTTACGCGACGACGGACCGGGCCCGGGGCGCATTGAAGGGCCTGGCAGACGAAGAAGGATATGAAACCTTTGTCGTGCCGGATGATATCGGCGGCAGATTCTCTGTACTGACTGCAGTAGGCCTTCTGCCCATCGCAGTCAGCGGCGCAGATATCACGAAGCTGATGGAAGGCGCGGCCAGCGGACGGGAGCGGGCGCTGAACCATGCCTTTGAGGAAAATGACGCCCTGCAGTACGCCGCAGTGCGCAATATACTCTACCGCAAAGGAAAACAGGTGGAGATTCTGGCTAATTACGAGCCCCGCCTGCACTATGTATCGGAATGGTGGAAACAGTTATACGGCGAAAGCGAAGGCAAAGATCAGAAGGGAATTTTCCCGGCATCGGTAGATCTGACCACAGACCTCCATTCCATGGGGCAGTATATCCAGGACGGCAGCCGGATCCTGTTTGAAACTGTGCTGAATGTCCAGGATCCGGGTGTGGATGTGCAGATCAAAAAAGAAGAGAAGGATCTGGACGGGCTGAACTATCTGGCCGGCAAAGGCATGAATTTCGTCAATACCTGCGCAATGCAGGGAACACTTATGGCCCATACGGACGGAAATACACCGAACCTTGTGGTTCAGATTCCGCAGATGGATGAACACGCGCTGGGAGAACTGTTCTATTTCTTCGAGTTTGCTGTAGGAGTCAGCGGATATCTGCTGGCAGTCAACCCCTTCAACCAGCCGGGCGTGGAGAGCTATAAGAAAAATATGTTTGCCCTTCTTGGCAAGCCGGGCTATGAGGAAATGGGCGAAGCCCTTAGGAAACGTCTGTAA
- a CDS encoding undecaprenyldiphospho-muramoylpentapeptide beta-N-acetylglucosaminyltransferase, with translation MKKIILTGGGTAGHVTPNIALIPRLKELGYKIYYIGSYTGMEKKLIEDLGIRYYGISSGKLRRYLDLKNISDPFRVVKGYAQARTLMRKIRPDVVFSKGGFVSVPVVLAAKHKHIPVIIHESDLTPGLANKLAIPAASKICCNFPETIPHLPEGRAVLSGSPIRQELLEGSKERACQFTGLTSRKPVILIIGGSLGSVFLNNTVRRNLPELLKNFQIIHLCGKGNLDPSIRFEGYVQYEYITDELADLMALADLVISRAGANAICELLALHKPNILIPLSKNASRGDQILNARSFEKQGFSYVIEEEDLTDNSFLRAVSEVWNEREAYRVRMANSRQLDAITTITDLIEEEAAKGRKKK, from the coding sequence ATGAAAAAAATCATATTAACCGGCGGCGGCACAGCCGGACACGTCACACCGAATATCGCGCTGATTCCCCGTCTGAAAGAACTGGGATATAAAATCTATTACATCGGTTCCTACACCGGTATGGAAAAAAAGCTCATTGAAGACCTCGGCATCCGCTACTACGGCATCTCATCCGGCAAACTGCGGCGCTATCTGGATCTGAAAAATATTTCGGATCCCTTCCGGGTGGTGAAAGGCTATGCCCAGGCACGTACCCTGATGCGCAAGATCCGCCCGGACGTGGTATTCTCCAAAGGCGGCTTTGTCAGTGTTCCCGTGGTTCTGGCCGCCAAACACAAACACATTCCGGTGATTATCCACGAATCTGACCTGACACCGGGACTGGCCAACAAACTGGCTATTCCGGCCGCAAGCAAGATCTGCTGCAATTTCCCGGAAACCATCCCCCATCTGCCGGAAGGACGCGCCGTACTCAGCGGATCCCCCATCCGCCAGGAGCTGCTGGAAGGCAGCAAAGAGCGCGCCTGCCAGTTCACCGGTCTCACCAGCCGCAAACCGGTGATCCTGATCATCGGCGGCAGCCTGGGATCCGTATTCTTAAACAATACCGTCCGCCGCAATCTGCCGGAACTGCTGAAAAACTTCCAGATCATACACCTCTGCGGCAAAGGCAACCTGGATCCTTCCATCCGCTTCGAAGGATATGTGCAGTATGAATATATCACCGATGAGCTGGCAGACCTGATGGCCCTGGCCGATCTGGTGATTTCCCGGGCCGGCGCCAATGCCATCTGCGAACTGCTGGCTCTCCATAAACCGAATATTCTGATTCCGCTGTCCAAAAACGCCAGCCGCGGTGACCAGATTCTGAATGCCCGCTCCTTTGAAAAGCAGGGATTCAGCTATGTGATTGAAGAGGAAGACCTGACCGACAACAGCTTCCTGCGCGCAGTTTCAGAAGTATGGAACGAACGGGAAGCCTATCGTGTACGCATGGCCAACAGCCGTCAGCTTGACGCGATTACCACGATCACCGACCTGATCGAAGAAGAGGCGGCCAAAGGCAGGAAAAAGAAATAA
- a CDS encoding bifunctional homocysteine S-methyltransferase/methylenetetrahydrofolate reductase — protein MNIRESIEQEVLVFDGAFGTYYTEKYPEEKLPCETANINHPERVLTIHREYLEAGCRALKTNTFGAYPENLGKADQEAVIKEGYRLAQEAAAGKAYVFADLGPAPGNDAPERAEAFCQAAEIFIRCGAQNFLMETNCSNEGIPEALQFIRERVPDAFILVSYAAFPDGYTREGFYFKKLMTEISDTGLCDVVGLNCVCGSRHMGELLGRLGGTDMKLFAMPNAGYPTMRGNRTFYDGNAEYFASQTADFVSSGVRIIGGCCGTTPKHMELVVGRLSGQRVPKLLRQPAHGTAKEPAVRAENPFFEKISQGKKVIAVELDSPKDTNLEKFMGCARDLKEAGADAMTIADCPIAQARMDSTLLACKVKRELNLDVLPHMTCRDRNINAAKALLLAAHAEQIRNVLIITGDPIPTAQREEIPSVFQFNSVKMAAYLQSLNEELFEDPFRVFGALNINAVNFDSELKRAKKKEEAGMVGFLTQPVLSEEAKENLIRAHEELSGKILGGIIPVVSERNARFMESEVNGIHVSEEIIARYVGKDREEAENLACEISCRIAEEIAPYVDGYYLMTPFQRTKLMRRIISGISHLC, from the coding sequence TTGAACATCAGAGAATCCATTGAACAGGAAGTGCTTGTCTTTGACGGGGCTTTCGGCACCTATTACACAGAGAAGTATCCCGAAGAGAAACTTCCCTGCGAAACAGCGAATATCAATCATCCGGAGCGGGTGCTCACAATCCATCGGGAGTATCTGGAGGCAGGGTGCAGAGCCCTGAAAACAAATACCTTCGGCGCTTATCCGGAAAATCTCGGAAAAGCCGATCAGGAGGCAGTGATTAAAGAAGGGTACCGTCTGGCACAGGAGGCTGCTGCCGGAAAGGCATATGTATTCGCGGATCTCGGACCGGCACCGGGAAATGACGCGCCGGAACGGGCAGAAGCCTTCTGTCAGGCGGCGGAGATCTTTATCCGCTGCGGCGCGCAGAATTTTCTGATGGAAACCAACTGCAGCAATGAAGGGATTCCGGAAGCCCTGCAGTTTATCCGGGAGCGGGTGCCGGACGCGTTTATTCTGGTATCCTATGCGGCATTTCCGGATGGTTATACCAGAGAAGGATTCTATTTTAAGAAACTGATGACAGAAATCAGCGACACTGGGCTCTGCGATGTGGTGGGACTCAACTGCGTCTGCGGCTCCAGGCATATGGGAGAACTGCTGGGCAGACTGGGCGGAACAGACATGAAACTGTTCGCCATGCCAAATGCGGGATATCCGACGATGCGGGGCAACCGTACGTTTTATGACGGCAACGCGGAATATTTCGCGTCACAGACTGCGGATTTCGTAAGCAGCGGAGTTCGTATCATCGGCGGATGCTGTGGTACCACACCGAAACATATGGAACTGGTGGTAGGCCGTCTGTCCGGTCAGCGCGTTCCGAAACTCCTGCGCCAGCCGGCGCACGGGACGGCAAAGGAGCCGGCAGTCCGGGCGGAAAATCCGTTCTTTGAAAAAATCAGTCAGGGGAAAAAGGTGATCGCGGTTGAGCTGGATTCACCAAAAGACACCAATCTGGAGAAATTCATGGGCTGCGCCAGAGACCTGAAGGAGGCAGGCGCAGATGCCATGACCATTGCAGACTGCCCGATCGCCCAGGCCAGGATGGACAGTACACTGCTTGCCTGTAAAGTGAAACGGGAGCTGAATCTGGATGTGCTTCCCCATATGACCTGTCGGGACCGGAATATCAATGCGGCGAAAGCCCTGCTTTTAGCAGCGCATGCGGAACAGATCCGCAATGTGCTCATAATTACCGGGGATCCGATCCCCACTGCGCAGCGGGAAGAGATTCCCTCTGTCTTTCAGTTTAATTCCGTAAAGATGGCGGCGTATCTGCAGTCGCTGAACGAAGAGCTGTTTGAAGATCCGTTCCGTGTCTTTGGCGCGCTGAATATCAACGCTGTGAATTTTGACAGCGAGCTGAAGCGGGCAAAAAAGAAAGAGGAAGCAGGGATGGTCGGATTTCTGACCCAGCCGGTGCTTTCGGAAGAGGCGAAGGAAAATCTGATCCGTGCCCATGAAGAACTATCCGGCAAAATACTGGGCGGAATTATTCCGGTTGTCAGTGAACGCAATGCCCGGTTTATGGAAAGTGAAGTCAACGGAATCCATGTATCGGAGGAAATTATCGCGCGTTATGTCGGTAAGGACAGGGAAGAGGCGGAAAATCTGGCCTGTGAGATTTCCTGCCGGATCGCGGAAGAGATTGCGCCTTATGTGGACGGATACTATCTGATGACGCCGTTCCAGCGGACGAAGCTGATGCGGAGAATTATCAGCGGTATTTCTCATTTGTGCTGA
- the amrS gene encoding AmmeMemoRadiSam system radical SAM enzyme: MTLFGSDKKTCRVCMHACSLAEGQTGRCLARKNIAGEIVSISYGDLTAMQLDPIEKKPLNRFHPGSKILSVGSFGCNLRCEFCQNYRISMASEQEAETVTFRKEPQDLLEEALRLRKYGNIGIAYTYNEPTIGYEYVLETARLIHEEGMYNVLVTNGSASREILKKLLPWIDAMNIDLKCFSEEGYARLGGSLEPVKQFIALARTRSHVELTFLLVPGLNDSEDEFREMCRWIASADPNMPLHVNRFFPMYQSKQTQPTPIRLLYHYAEIAEQYLTYVYVGNV, encoded by the coding sequence ATGACACTGTTTGGATCGGATAAAAAAACCTGCCGGGTATGCATGCATGCCTGCAGTCTTGCGGAGGGTCAGACAGGACGCTGTCTGGCCCGTAAAAATATTGCGGGCGAGATCGTGTCCATCAGTTACGGGGATCTGACTGCCATGCAGCTGGATCCGATTGAGAAAAAACCGCTGAACCGGTTCCATCCCGGCAGCAAAATTCTGTCCGTGGGAAGTTTCGGATGCAATCTGCGCTGTGAATTCTGTCAGAATTACAGAATTTCCATGGCATCGGAGCAGGAGGCGGAAACAGTAACTTTTCGAAAAGAACCGCAGGATTTGCTGGAGGAAGCTCTGCGCCTGCGAAAATATGGCAATATCGGGATTGCCTATACATACAATGAACCGACCATCGGGTATGAATATGTGCTGGAAACTGCCCGGCTGATTCATGAGGAAGGCATGTATAATGTATTGGTGACAAACGGCAGCGCGTCCCGGGAGATCTTAAAGAAGCTTCTGCCCTGGATCGATGCCATGAATATTGACCTGAAATGTTTTTCAGAAGAGGGATACGCACGGCTCGGCGGTTCGCTGGAACCGGTGAAACAGTTTATTGCTTTGGCCAGAACCCGGTCCCATGTGGAGCTGACCTTCCTTCTTGTGCCGGGACTGAATGATTCGGAGGATGAATTCCGGGAAATGTGCCGGTGGATCGCATCCGCGGATCCGAATATGCCGCTGCATGTGAACCGCTTTTTCCCCATGTATCAGTCGAAACAGACGCAGCCTACGCCGATTCGTCTGCTGTATCATTATGCGGAAATTGCGGAGCAGTATCTGACTTATGTATATGTGGGAAATGTATAG
- the amrA gene encoding AmmeMemoRadiSam system protein A — MSNFVTEGYAVPHPPLIIPEVGKGREQGIADTIAAYQQVAEEVAAIRPDTIVLISSHVEMYGDYFHIAPGESGDGNFGQFGAPQVKVHAEYDTELRDAICRHAQELGIPAGTDGQQHSALDHGTMIPLYFINQKYSEYKVVRIGISGLSYDRHMALGACIRDMCEELERRTVVIASGDLSHKLKQEGPYGYAAEAPEYDRKVMEIFTGGKLEDLQNLSPEFCRKAAECGHRTFLILAGMLQDTAVTARKLSYEGPFGVGYGVCAFDPREKDPYVRLAKQALETYVKEGTLLPVSEDLDEELLHTRAGAFVSLHMNGELRGCIGTATPVRGNVAQEIIENAISAGAYDMRFDRVTREELPAIFYSVDVLGPLEHVKGPEELDEKRYGVIVSDGMSQGLLLPNLAGVDSVQEQLEIAQQKANIMPGTPVDIYRFEVVRHV; from the coding sequence ATGAGTAATTTTGTAACAGAGGGCTACGCGGTGCCGCATCCGCCGTTGATCATACCGGAAGTGGGCAAAGGCAGAGAACAGGGTATTGCAGACACAATCGCCGCCTATCAGCAGGTGGCCGAAGAAGTGGCGGCCATCCGTCCGGACACCATTGTACTGATTTCTTCCCATGTGGAGATGTACGGAGACTATTTTCACATTGCGCCGGGAGAATCCGGAGACGGGAATTTCGGACAGTTCGGGGCGCCGCAGGTAAAGGTGCATGCGGAATATGATACCGAGCTGCGGGACGCGATCTGCAGACACGCGCAGGAGCTGGGAATTCCGGCAGGTACAGATGGCCAGCAGCACAGTGCACTGGATCATGGAACCATGATTCCGCTGTATTTTATCAATCAGAAATATAGTGAATATAAAGTAGTGCGTATCGGAATTTCCGGGCTGTCCTATGACCGGCATATGGCGCTGGGCGCCTGCATCCGGGACATGTGTGAAGAGCTGGAACGGCGGACAGTGGTAATCGCCAGCGGCGATCTGTCCCATAAGCTGAAACAGGAAGGCCCTTACGGGTATGCTGCGGAAGCCCCGGAATACGACCGGAAAGTCATGGAGATTTTCACCGGCGGAAAACTGGAGGACCTGCAGAACCTGTCTCCGGAATTCTGCCGGAAAGCAGCGGAATGCGGACACCGTACCTTCCTGATTCTTGCAGGCATGCTGCAGGATACTGCAGTGACTGCCAGAAAACTGTCTTACGAAGGCCCTTTTGGTGTGGGCTACGGTGTATGTGCCTTTGATCCCCGGGAAAAAGATCCCTATGTCCGTCTGGCAAAGCAGGCGCTGGAGACTTATGTCAAAGAGGGAACACTTCTTCCGGTCAGTGAAGATCTGGATGAGGAGCTGCTGCATACAAGAGCCGGCGCCTTTGTTTCTCTCCATATGAATGGAGAACTGCGGGGATGCATCGGAACGGCCACACCGGTACGCGGCAATGTGGCGCAGGAGATTATCGAGAATGCCATCAGCGCAGGCGCTTATGACATGCGGTTTGACCGGGTGACCAGAGAGGAGCTGCCGGCCATTTTCTACAGTGTGGATGTGCTGGGACCCTTGGAGCATGTGAAGGGACCGGAGGAACTGGATGAAAAACGATACGGCGTGATTGTCAGCGACGGAATGTCCCAGGGACTCCTGCTGCCGAATCTTGCCGGCGTGGACAGCGTGCAGGAGCAGCTGGAAATCGCGCAGCAAAAGGCAAACATTATGCCGGGGACACCGGTGGATATCTATCGGTTTGAGGTGGTCCGCCACGTATAG
- a CDS encoding HIT family protein → MKDDNCIFCKLANGEIPTRSIYQDDTFNVILDADPATKGHALILPKDHYANLFELPDEVAAKAFVLAKKLAAVMKERLHADGFNLVQNNGEIAGQTVFHFHLHLIPRYENDGNGEKLCWNHESFTEAQFDEIRDLLDMNK, encoded by the coding sequence ATGAAAGACGACAACTGTATTTTCTGTAAACTGGCAAACGGAGAGATCCCGACCCGTTCCATTTATCAGGATGACACTTTTAACGTAATTCTGGACGCGGATCCGGCGACGAAAGGGCACGCGCTGATTCTTCCAAAGGATCATTATGCGAATCTTTTTGAACTGCCGGACGAGGTGGCGGCCAAAGCATTTGTTCTGGCAAAGAAACTGGCGGCTGTGATGAAAGAGCGTCTGCATGCAGATGGTTTTAATCTGGTGCAGAACAACGGGGAAATTGCGGGACAGACTGTATTCCATTTTCATCTGCACCTGATTCCGCGATACGAGAATGACGGAAACGGAGAAAAGCTCTGCTGGAACCATGAGAGTTTTACAGAGGCACAGTTTGATGAAATCCGTGATCTTCTGGATATGAACAAATAA